The following coding sequences are from one Lolium rigidum isolate FL_2022 chromosome 6, APGP_CSIRO_Lrig_0.1, whole genome shotgun sequence window:
- the LOC124667819 gene encoding transcription factor LATE FLOWERING-like, with translation MDTFGWAGDDVYQPRLAGQLSCGRFELDDAFLGQFQCDVGGEAQLSSSYGATGAGAAEDSNPLGFFGSGSGVDVFSSVVDGAGAHDGLLDAALAFSRVLSCGAEGDPGAVSNGVMFSGYSGNISSGESNNYSGGGHDAEVASPTSIISPTTTSLPQTTSAQALHANRKLLPANDCTNIATAPPLPRAGAKRKAHSPITTATSITFGQGAHVDTGAGKYVPDMEAMAQMKEMIYRAAAMRPVNLVTEPPAIGGSKPRRKNVRISSDPQTVAARLRRERVSDRLRVLQKLVPGGSKMDTASMLDEAASYLKFLKSQVQALETLGTANSTTGNAAMSSASTTRLHQRHYGNSPGFLGFATNNSNNSVFGNTNGSATRLL, from the coding sequence ATGGACACTTTCGGCTGGGCCGGCGACGACGTTTACCAGCCGCGTCTTGCGGGTCAGCTGAGCTGTGGCCGGTTCGAGCTGGACGACGCTTTCCTCGGCCAGTTCCAGTGCGACGTCGGCGGGGAGGCCCAGTTGAGCTCGAGCTACGGTGCCACCGGAGCAGGCGCAGCGGAGGACTCGAACCCGCTGGGATTCTTTGGCTCCGGGTCGGGGGTCGACGTGTTCTCCTCAGTGGTCGATGGCGCCGGCGCGCACGACGGCCTGCTCGACGCGGCGCTCGCCTTCTCCAGGGTGCTCTCGTGCGGCGCCGAGGGTGACCCCGGGGCGGTCTCGAACGGCGTCATGTTCTCCGGCTACAGCGGCAACATCTCCTCCGGGGAGTCCAACAACTACAGTGGCGGCGGCCACGATGCGGAGGTGGCGTCGCCGACGTCCATTATATCGCCCACCACGACGTCGCTCCCCCAGACGACGTCGGCACAGGCGCTACACGCGAACCGGAAACTACTACCGGCCAACGACTGCACCAACATAGCAACCGCGCCGCCGCTCCCACGCGCCGGCGCAAAGCGGAAGGCGCACAGCCCCATCACGACCGCAACAAGCATCACCTTCGGCCAGGGCGCCCACGTCGACACCGGGGCCGGAAAGTACGTGCCGGACATGGAGGCGATGGCACAGATGAAGGAGATGATCTACCGGGCGGCGGCAATGCGCCCGGTGAACCTCGTCACGGAGCCCCCCGCGATCGGCGGCAGCAAGCCTCGTCGCAAGAACGTGCGCATCTCGAGCGACCCGCAGACGGTGGCAGCCCGTCTCCGGCGGGAGCGCGTCAGCGACCGCCTCCGCGTGCTGCAGAAGCTTGTCCCCGGCGGCAGCAAGATGGATACGGCGTCCATGCTGGACGAGGCCGCCAGCTACCTCAAGTTCCTCAAGTCCCAGGTCCAGGCGCTGGAAACCCTAGGAACCGCGAACAGTACCACCGGCAACGCCGCCATGTCCTCCGCCAGCACGACCAGGTTACATCAGCGTCATTACGGAAACAGCCCTGGGTTTCTTGGATTTGCGACAAATAACAGCAACAACTCCGTCTTCGGAAATACTAATGGGAGTGCAACAAGACTGTTGTAG